A window of Trueperaceae bacterium contains these coding sequences:
- a CDS encoding transketolase C-terminal domain-containing protein, whose protein sequence is MSVISKSFPMDVSKYQPLSLDPSKSSLSAEERRQWETNIGLMRDVIVFFTAVAGARGLSGHTGGAYDVVPEALLADGFMRGSDRVYPVLFDEAGHRVALQYALSAFNGAMAFEELLYYREENKALYGHPEIDEERAIGFASGRLGHLWPFVNGVAMANPDKAVILLGSDGSQMEGNDAEAARLAVAKDLNVKLLLDDNNVTIAGHPDEYLPGFDMTRTLGGHGLTTEAGDGEDLDSVYTRFQRALAHPGPVAVINHRPMAPGLPEIEGKPAGHEVIGADAAKQYLLSRGHEAAARYLEGVTKHEESRRYRGSSDELGSNRKTFGKVVSDLIDEIPEAQRSERIMVIDSDLAGSTGLNTIAKRHPEVFVASGVMERGNFSAAAGFGFEEGRTGVFSTFSAFLEMVVSEVTMARLNRSNVLCHFSHAGVDAIADNTSHFGINIFFADNGVEQQGTTPLYFPADAHQFEAVVKRILWEPGVRFLFSTRSEVPFVLDEEGRGLYDPQRGYTFEPGKDEVVREGNAGWVVSFGEMLYRSLDAVERLRADGLDVGLINKPTINVVDEETMKLLGGSPFVFVVEGLNRKTGLGSRFGSWLLERGYSPRYASAGVTKIGEGGTWAQLGHQGLGSDDLVKRIEALAKG, encoded by the coding sequence ATGTCCGTCATTTCCAAGTCGTTCCCCATGGACGTTTCGAAGTACCAGCCGCTGAGCCTCGACCCGAGCAAGTCGAGCCTCAGCGCAGAGGAGCGGCGCCAGTGGGAGACGAACATCGGCCTCATGCGCGACGTCATCGTCTTCTTCACGGCCGTCGCCGGCGCCCGCGGCCTCTCGGGCCACACCGGCGGAGCCTACGACGTCGTGCCCGAAGCGCTCCTCGCCGACGGCTTCATGCGCGGCTCCGACCGGGTCTACCCGGTCCTCTTCGACGAGGCCGGCCATCGGGTGGCGCTGCAGTACGCCCTCTCGGCCTTCAACGGAGCGATGGCGTTCGAGGAGCTCCTCTACTACCGGGAGGAGAACAAGGCCCTCTACGGGCACCCCGAGATAGACGAGGAGCGGGCCATCGGCTTCGCTTCGGGAAGGCTCGGGCACCTGTGGCCGTTCGTCAACGGCGTGGCCATGGCGAACCCCGACAAGGCGGTCATCCTGCTCGGCTCCGACGGCTCGCAGATGGAGGGGAACGACGCCGAGGCGGCCCGCCTGGCCGTCGCCAAGGACCTGAACGTCAAGCTGCTGCTCGACGACAACAATGTGACCATCGCCGGGCACCCGGACGAGTACCTGCCCGGCTTCGACATGACTCGCACGCTGGGCGGCCACGGCCTCACCACGGAGGCGGGTGACGGGGAGGACCTCGACTCGGTCTATACCCGCTTCCAGCGTGCGCTGGCACACCCGGGCCCGGTCGCGGTGATCAACCACCGGCCCATGGCGCCCGGCCTCCCCGAGATCGAGGGGAAGCCCGCCGGTCACGAGGTCATAGGCGCTGACGCCGCGAAGCAGTACCTCCTTAGCCGCGGCCATGAGGCGGCGGCGCGCTACCTCGAGGGTGTTACCAAGCACGAGGAGAGCCGCCGCTACCGGGGCTCGAGCGACGAGTTGGGTTCGAACCGGAAGACCTTCGGGAAGGTCGTCTCGGACCTGATCGACGAGATCCCCGAGGCGCAGCGCAGCGAGCGGATCATGGTGATCGACAGCGATCTCGCCGGCTCTACCGGCCTCAACACCATCGCCAAGCGTCATCCCGAAGTCTTCGTCGCTTCCGGCGTCATGGAGCGGGGCAACTTCTCGGCCGCGGCCGGCTTCGGTTTCGAGGAGGGCAGGACCGGCGTCTTCTCGACCTTCTCCGCCTTCCTGGAGATGGTCGTCTCGGAAGTCACGATGGCCCGCCTCAACCGCTCTAACGTGCTCTGCCACTTCTCGCACGCCGGCGTCGACGCCATCGCCGACAACACCAGCCACTTCGGCATCAACATCTTCTTCGCCGACAACGGGGTCGAGCAGCAGGGGACCACTCCCCTCTACTTCCCGGCCGACGCCCACCAGTTCGAGGCGGTCGTCAAGCGGATCCTCTGGGAACCGGGCGTCCGCTTCCTGTTCAGCACTCGCTCCGAGGTGCCGTTCGTCCTCGACGAGGAGGGCCGAGGCCTCTACGATCCGCAACGGGGCTACACATTCGAACCCGGCAAGGATGAGGTCGTCCGCGAGGGGAACGCCGGCTGGGTGGTCTCGTTCGGCGAGATGCTCTACCGCTCGCTAGACGCCGTGGAGCGGTTGCGCGCCGACGGTCTCGACGTGGGCCTCATCAACAAGCCGACCATCAACGTGGTCGACGAGGAGACGATGAAGCTGCTGGGCGGGTCGCCGTTCGTGTTCGTGGTCGAGGGGCTCAACCGGAAGACGGGGCTGGGCTCGCGGTTCGGCAGCTGGCTGCTCGAGCGGGGCTACTCCCCTCGCTACGCCAGCGCGGGCGTGACGAAGATCGGGGAGGGCGGAACCTGGGCGCAACTGGGGCACCAGGGCCTGGGCAGCGACGACCTGGTGAAGCGGATCGAGGCGTTGGCGAAAGGCTGA
- a CDS encoding acyl-CoA thioesterase has protein sequence MSEPEPGPLASEWVVTVDTVFPHHTNPLGTLFGGRVLELMDINASIACTRFCRQTAVTASTEPIDFRNPIYVGEIIELKSRVAWTGRTSMIVRCEVHGENPLTGDRRLCTVGHMNFVAVGANGRPTPVPGLRVETELERRHWQTAQRVRDDIDRRRSHKGHQASQGD, from the coding sequence ATGTCAGAACCGGAACCGGGGCCGCTCGCCTCCGAGTGGGTGGTCACCGTCGACACCGTCTTCCCCCACCACACCAACCCGCTGGGCACGCTCTTCGGCGGGCGGGTGCTCGAACTGATGGACATCAACGCCTCCATCGCCTGCACCCGCTTCTGCCGTCAGACGGCGGTCACCGCCTCGACCGAACCGATCGACTTCCGCAACCCGATCTACGTGGGCGAGATCATCGAGCTGAAGAGCCGAGTGGCCTGGACCGGACGCACCAGCATGATCGTCCGCTGCGAAGTGCACGGAGAGAACCCGCTCACCGGCGACCGCAGGCTCTGCACCGTCGGGCACATGAACTTCGTCGCGGTCGGAGCGAACGGCCGGCCCACCCCCGTGCCCGGGCTCAGGGTGGAGACGGAACTCGAGCGGCGCCACTGGCAGACCGCCCAGCGGGTGCGCGACGACATCGACAGACGCCGCTCCCACAAGGGCCATCAGGCGAGCCAGGGGGATTGA